From a single Toxoplasma gondii ME49 chromosome II, whole genome shotgun sequence genomic region:
- a CDS encoding MORN repeat-containing protein (encoded by transcript TGME49_297150), whose amino-acid sequence MGSALSACRCFEVEPFVDHISEVCPARDKAENGPQRGRNDRQGSDNAVDRSQVIYEGAYKDGKRHGFGVLLRPCGSRFEGFFLNDAANGFGKFVHPSGDAYEGQWKDNKAHGTGKFTHADGSFYEGQWVCDVQEGEGREQWIDGSSYAGSYRGGLKSGSGQFTFSDGSRYEGQFLENDIHGEGTYVWSDGKSYSGQWIRNHMNGKGRMVFPDGRMHEGEYVDDRKHGRGRLIWPDGRSFEGEWREGRQVPGIGIFRDSAGQEIPNARLSKPKNPTDSAALPKQGPPNTLSDGSKGISNSGKREAEERSRKRSLFSVSRSHQSRKSAEVSRHPTGGSLSALRQNEGDSSCASLEKAQGRDKEEKEGKEEEKDEDEEPGDLKTKEGRSSRVSMWSKGGTRPGMATGKREVSAEDWEGDQRKHKERRNVSRLFHFRRKTQGVQRRGEEGGESHAEI is encoded by the exons ATGGGAAGTGCACTCTCTGCTTGTCGCTGCTTTGAGGTCGAGCCGTTCGTAGATCACATCTCGGAAGTTTGCCCTGCACGCGACAAAGCGGAGAACGGACCTCAGCGTGGACGCAACGACCGTCAG GGAAGCGACAACGCTGTGGACCGCAGCCAGG TGATCTACGAAGGCGCCTACAAAGACGGCAAACGACACGGCTTCGGGGTGCTCCTTCGACCGTGCGGTTCGCGCTTCGAGggcttcttcctcaacgACGCTGCGAACGGCTTCGGAAAATTTGTCCACCCTTCCG GAGATGCGTACGAAGGACAGTGGAAAGACAACAAGGCTCATGGCACTGGGAAATTTACTCACGCTGACGGGTCGTTCTACGAAG GCCAGTGGGTGTGCGATGtgcaggaaggcgaaggccgCGAACAGTGGATCGACGGCTCTTCGTACGCGGGCAGCTACAGAGGCGGCCTGAAGAGCGGAAGCGGCCAGTTCACATTCTCCGACGGCAGTCGCTACGAGGGCCAGTTCCTCGAGAACGACATCCACGGAGAAGGCACTTACGTCTGGAGCGACGGGAAGAGCTACTCAG GGCAGTGGATCCGAAATCACATGAATGGGAAAGGGCGAATGGTTTTTCCTGACGGACGCATGCACGAGGGCGAGTATGTCGACGACCGCAAACACGGAAGAG GTCGTCTGATCTGGCCAGACGGACGTTCCTTCGAGGGCGAGTGGCGAGAAGGGCGCCAAGTGCCTGGGATCGGAATTTTTCGCGACAGCGCTGGACAAGAAATTCCAAATGCTCGTCTCTCCAAACCAAAGAACCCCACAGATTCCGCAGCGCTTCCCAAACAAG GGCCGCCGAACACTTTGTCGGACGGGAGCAAGGGAATCTCAAACAGcgggaagcgagaggcggaggaacgaagcagaaaaaggagtcttttctccgtcagCCGCAGCCACCAGAGCCGGAAGAGCGCCgaggtgtctagacacccgACGGGGGGAAGTTTGTCGGCGCTGCGgcaaaacgaaggagacagctccTGTGCGTCTCTGGAAAAGGCgcaagggagagacaaagaagagaaagaaggcaaggaagaagaaaaagacgaagacgaagaaccaGGAGAcctgaagacgaaggaaggtCGTTCGTCTCGAGTTTCGATGTGGAGCAAAGGGGGCACTCGTCCAGGGATGGCTACAGGAAAGCGGGAGGTGTCTGCTGAGGACTGGGAGGGAGACCAGAGGAAAcacaaggaaagaaggaacgtCTCCCGTCTGTTCCACTTTCGTCGGAAGACACAGGGAGTTCAGCGACGTGGCGAAGAGGGGGGCGAAAGTCACGCAGAAATTTAG
- a CDS encoding hypothetical protein (encoded by transcript TGME49_297160~Signal peptide predicted by SignalP 2.0 HMM (probability 0.677) with cleavage site probability 0.166 at residue 22) produces the protein MPPVLPRGGLLPASAAAAVLRAAQLDCAAALTLPVASSVERFSRFSEGLGEVHALSRLRASLLFYGGAPPSSAGVRSAARREEQVQRLRHLLVQRRQLSSSQPLTAPSTPTKASRSPSSTGASSSEGKASNPSDGTAAGGVDGSFVGKAEGSPAQVNSPETSELKHSKTGAAGNPALPFEAQTPEEDAAHDNASILYPMPARGASSDLRSGTMSSDEATKAEAKRASQDPGPKKSSTVFNTIASVGLFATGAGLILWGLGGGTWLITQNSQPATVTWDFVKEDPRVIEVMGTGFQRDCWWGGYEHDDSARVKLRLTGKDGQKGIVVCDLSRESKKDPWKIMVLNFMRIDDKQSGPQPGKTDKEHMEEVMTSAIALYPPQPDRKKQAEQFASGTAVDYAALMKAKSDRPWEEVEAQSSDSQASDFLGRHGHHRLPPRPLGGAAEGQPKLGETAQAAANDATKAQEPKEREEKDQRGMEKAEAVKGSPHKEHGKKNDETKESYSRRSSVVGEETSVGIMGRGRENPKIPLMASRDFEKTYAARDPSEKAHIFIKGEYEYNTKRDRP, from the exons ATGCCGCCGGTCCTGCCTCGAGGGGGGCTCCTGCCCGCTTCTGCAGCCGCCGCAGTGTTGCGCGCGGCACAGCTGGACTGCGCCGCGGCTCTGACTCTGCCAGTCGCGAGTTCTGTCGAGCGATTTTCGAGGTTTTCCGAGGGACTAGGCGAGGTCCATGCACTCTCCAGGCTGCGTGCATCTTTGCTTTTCTACGGCGGCGCGCCGCCGTCGTCTGCAGGTGTTCGTTCCGCAGCCCGCCGCGAAGAGCAAGTTCAGCGCCTGCGGCACTTGCTGGTTCAACGCCGGCAGCTGAGCTCGTCCCAGCCGCTGACCGCGCCGTCGACTCCAACGAAAGCCTCGCGGTCGCCGTCCTCCACCGGCGCCTCAAGTTCTGAGGGCAAAGCGAGCAACCCGTCAGACGGCACAGCAGCGGGTGGTGTCGACGGCAGCTTCGTCGGAAAGGCCGAGGGGTCCCCCGCACAAGTGAATTCGCCCGAGACCAGCGAACTGAAGCACTCGAAGACCGGCGCGGCTGGGAATCCTGCGTTGCCCTTCGAGGCGCAGACacccgaagaagacgccgccCACGACAACGCCTCCATTCTGTATCCGATGCCCGCCCGCGGCGCCAGTTCAGACCTGCGTTCCGGGACGATGAGTTCAGATGAGGCTACaaaggcagaggcgaagcgcgCGAGCCAAGACCCCGGACCCAAGAAAAGTTCCACCGTCTTCAACACAATAGCCAGCGTCGGACTGTTCGCGACGGGCGCCGGACTGATTCTCTGGGGACTCGGAGGTGGCACCTGGCTCATCACACAAAATAGTCAGCCCGCCACTGTCACCTGGGACTTCGTCAA GGAAGACCCTCGAGTCATTGAGGTCATGGGCACAGGCTTCCAGCGTGACTGTTGGTGGGGCGGCTACGAACACGACGACAGCGCGCGTGTGAAGCTGAGGCTGACAG GCAAAGACGGACAGAAGGGCATCGTGGTGTGTGACCTATCTCGCGAGTCGAAGAAGGACCCGTGGAAAATCATGGTTCTCAACTTTATGCGGATCGACGACAAACAGAGCGGTCCCCAGCCGGGGAAGACAG ATAAAGAACACATGGAGGAAGTCATGACCTCCGCGATCGCTCTTTACCCTCCCCAGCCTGACCGCAAGAAGCAAGCAGAGCAGTTTGCTTCCG GGACAGCGGTTGATTACGCAGCGCTGAtgaaagcgaagagcgacCGGCCGTGGGAGGAGGTCGAGGCTCAAAGCAGCGACAGCCAGGCTTCTGACTTTTTGGGGAGGCACGGCCATCATCGTCTGCCGCCCAGGCCGCTGGGCGGTGCGGCGGAGGGTCAGCCAAAGCTGGGAGAGACGGCACAGGCCGCGGCGAATGACGCAACGAAAGCACAAGAGCCGAAGGAGCGTGAAGAAAAGGATCAGAGGGGAatggagaaggcagaagcggtGAAGGGGTCGCCGCACAAAGAGCATGGGAAGAAGAATGACGAGACGAAAGAATCGTACAGTCGCAGGTCGTCTGTTGTCGGTGAAGAGACCTCTGTCGGCATTATgggccgaggaagagagaatcCGAAGATTCCGCTTATGGCTAGTCGAGACTTCGAGAAGACCTACGCGGCGAGAGACCCCTCCGAAAAAGCACACATTTTCATCAAGGGTGAGTACGAGTACAACACGAAACGCGACCGACCCTAG